The Xiphias gladius isolate SHS-SW01 ecotype Sanya breed wild chromosome 4, ASM1685928v1, whole genome shotgun sequence genome includes a window with the following:
- the LOC120789003 gene encoding spermatogenesis-associated protein 45-like, which translates to MSASEERALLELNLRRETWCQVERSPRQSWERAERRHYRGHLRTSPVLLTALTAGPQRRAARNEPPPPAKLPERRHFAESYKSHLV; encoded by the exons ATGTCGGCATCTGAAGAGCGGGCTCTTCTGGAGCTGAACCTGCGGCGGGAGACGTGGTGCCAGGTGGAGAGGAGCCCCCGGCAGTCCTGGGAGAGGGCCGAGCGGAGGCACTACCGGGGTCACCTGAGGACCAGCCCGGTCCTGCTCACCGCTCTGACCGCCGGACCGCAGCGCAGGGCGGCCCGCAACGAGCCGCCGCCCCCCGCCAAGCTTCCGGAGAGAAGGCACTTCGCGGAGAGCT ATAAATCACACCTGGTGTAG
- the flvcr1 gene encoding feline leukemia virus subgroup C receptor-related protein 1 — translation MVAGELVQEHLRADTGAPDDIAVVGKTPELQGAAARDADPTYGASPACGAAGADADTAPEQEKEPPPDEREAMLPDGGGDGGEAEEEGKRPETRLYWRRFAVLTVFSLYSLVNAFQWIQYSIIANVFTQYYGVTNDKVDWLSIVYMVAYVPLIFPATWLLDRRGLRLTALLGAGLNCAGAWLKCASVSPELFGVTVTAQVICSVAQVFILGLPSRIASVWFGPREVSTACAAAVLGNQLGTAIGFLLPPVLVPNTPEDVKLTGQNISLMFYGTAAVSTGLFILTVIVIKDRPPLPPSQAQAVLPDSLPEDYSYKQSIINLIKNKAFVLLLISYGIMTGSFYSVSTLLNQMIMACYENQELNAGRIGLTLVVAGMVGSILCGVWLDRTKTYKMTTLIVYGLSFLGMVVFTFTLNQDDIYLVFFTAGVLGFFMTGYLPLGFEFGVEITYPESEGTSSGLLNAFAQIFGIIFTLIQGKLTTDYNPLAGNLFLCAWIFLGILLTALIKSELKRHNVNMGADSNHLQALPTECVGDCPSEKKTNGVKLEPSISFSRETSL, via the exons aTGGTCGCCGGCGAGCTCGTGCAGGAGCATCTGCGCGCGGATACCGGCGCACCTGACGACATCGCGGTCGTCGGGAAGACCCCCGAGCTGCAGGGCGCAGCCGCGCGGGACGCGGATCCGACATACGGCGCGTCGCCGGCGTGCGGCGCTGCGGGGGCGGACGCCGACACTGCGCCGGAGCAGGAGAAGGAACCGCCGCCGGATGAGAGAGAGGCGATGCTGCCCGACGGAGGCGGAGACGGAGGcgaggcggaggaggaggggaagaggcCGGAGACGAGACTCTACTGGCGCCGGTTCGCCGTGTTGACCGTTTTCAGCCTGTACTCCCTGGTCAACGCCTTCCAGTGGATCCAGTACAGCATCATCGCCAACGTGTTCACCCAGTACTACGGCGTGACCAACGACAAGGTGGACTGGCTGTCCATCGTCTACATGGTCGCCTACGTGCCGCTCATCTTCCCGGCCACCTGGCTGCTGGACCGGAGAGGTCTGCGCCTCACGGCCCTGCTGGGCGCCGGCCTCAACTGCGCCGGCGCATGGCTCAAGTGCGCCAGCGTCAGCCCCGAGCTGTTCGGAGTCACCGTCACCGCGCAGGTCATCTGCTCCGTGGCGCAGGTGTTCATCCTCGGCCTGCCGTCCCGCATCGCCTCGGTGTGGTTCGGGCCCCGGGAGGTTTCCACCGCGTGCGCCGCGGCCGTGCTCGGGAACCAG CTGGGAACAGCCATAGGCTTCCTGTTGCCTCCAGTTTTAGTCCCAAACACGCCCGAGGATGTGAAACTGACGGGTCAGAACATCAGCCTCATGTTCTACGGCACCGCCGCTGTCTCCACGGGCCTCTTCATCCTCACGGTTATAG TCATAAAGGACcgccctcccctccctcccagTCAGGCCCAGGCTGTCTTACCAGACTCCCTTCCTGAAGATTACTCCTACAAACAGTCCATCATCAACCTGATAAAGAATAAAGCCTTCGTCCTGCTGCTCATCAGCTACG GTATAATGACTGGTTCCTTCTATTCTGTCTCAACACTTCTCAACCAGATGATCATGGCCTGCTACGAG AATCAGGAGTTGAACGCTGGGAGAATTGGTTTGACTCTGGTTGTTGCTGGGATGGTTGGATCCATCCTCTGTGGCGTGTGGCTGGACCGCACAAAGACGTACAA GATGACGACTCTGATCGTGTACGGCCTGTCGTTTCTGGGCATGGTGGTCTTCACCTTCACTCTGAACCAAGACGACATTTACCTGGTCTTCTTCACCGCTGGAGTCCTGGG GTTCTTTATGACGGGTTACCTGCCTCTGGGCTTCGAGTTTGGAGTGGAAATCACCTACCCAGAGTCTGAAGGAACATCGTCAGGACTCCTCAATGCTTTCGCTCAG atATTCGGGATCATTTTCACTCTGATTCAGGGGAAGCTGACCACGGATTACAACCCACTGGCTGGAAACCTCTTCCTCTGCGCTTGGATCTTTCTTGGGATACTGCTCACTG CCTTAATCAAGTCAGAACTGAAAAGACACAATGTCAACATGGGAGCAGACAGCAACCACCTTCAAGCA CTCCCTACTGAGTGTGTTGGGGACTGCCCTTCAGAGAAGAAAACCAACGGAGTCAAGCTGGAGCCCTCGATCAGCTTCTCCCGAGAAACCTCACTGTGA